tattagaatctttgcttaacctagtcttcccaatattgagagagtcggtgattgtctcgtcgccGGCCCTCTGTCCGTTAGGCTGTATCGAGTGTCCCGTCACTTCACCGCCTGATGGTTccatatgaggatatttgcctattctagtcttcccaatcttgaaaaagaaggCCATGGGCTAGTAGTACGACACACCTTTgttcttagccaaacttgttacggagacttgatcaatgcccaccacctccttctcctccctgtggaaaacctcgTATTTCTCCACGATCATATAagggttttgcttgtttatgacttccatcatgcgCTCCGTCGCTATTTCACCGCCCACATCTTTGATGAAGAGCGTCGCCtttgggggatgtccatctttttcaccaggtcgagctttgcgccctctcaGGGAGCATGTGTATCATTCTgtcgacgcaaaacgcagcgtcgCCGATGTtcggcgatcctcgtcaaactcctgtaTGAgcgagctcgttccggtccaaaggaccgatcgccgctggaacaaggtggccattggttatttaaaagcgctcgatatgacaaggcgagtttgtcatatcgagcataatagacactcagtatttgtgcaagagccggtgccacccggcctctcactggaACTCTTCGCTTGAAAcggctgattgtccgtgactgccgttgcagctactccctatggagcattccactatccgcaacctatggacgcgcccgatagctcgcagctaagcttctcgtgacagcaatgaacaccacacaaattgaatgttgcagcctgtgtggtgcttacagctatctCAGGCCGGGTAATTTAGATGGTAGACAACAGATGCATAAGTTAATTTATTACAATTAGTAAGTgccctacgggaaatgggacaggtccaAAACCagtcacgggataggtcctctggtgatagggatcggtcccagttctcgtccccttacatggaaaaaacctaccacttttataagggtttgtcgctcgaTGTGACGTATTGCCACCGTTCTAACACCTTAGGATAGGTCATGGTGCAGTTCAAAAAAGATGAGTATGCTTCGtaagtatttttaagggagaCAACACTAGTTAGCAGATATGTTTAACGGATAAGCACCAGAAGAGGTGGGAGAGTGCGGGATTACCAAACTTGGACTGgttatatcgagaaggttatccgaccactgcagtggatatctagcggagatccttgcaattaaaaagTGGTACAATTAAAGAAGAGGCTAAGATAGATGTTcggtcataacgacgattggcataaatattttttcagacaaccattaaatccccggagaatgtatttctgaattcaaaaaccgccctcgactgtcgcagatctcttaacgagatggccgaacagttcaaaattcacctgttctgggtgccgggccacaaagatatcccagggaattgtagcgCGGTCGAGCGTGCGAGAAGACGtgaaaacttgtctgatttagcggatgtgaacattcgcaagttgttggttaCTGGTTAAACGGTAAGTAccagaaggtatcttccttctcctgttcctgtggtatctcaATGGAGGcaaacgtctaagtaagtctgatgggAGATTGCCACTTAACCTAACTGTCGCTCGTTTTTTTTGTTGGTCCACTTTGTAGAAGCTATTCGCTTATATTcgtttaaaatagttttattttttggttgacAGTTACCGCAGAGATAACTACCAAATCAATTGCTAACCCATTAATGTCCTACTCTCGATTCCCTTgtccgactttgatgaaatttcatatattcattattttttactaagaatttttttcttaggttatgttaggttgaaaagagggtgccgatattaattcgccccgtgccactatggacatacacctaacccagtaatcggattgttgtgcgttctatactgacctccttcttactcccTTTCAGAataacagatctcaatccctgggttctcaatgtagaccaccaggcccactctgtcctctagctccgatccatccgtgtaacatgatctttcagatggtaatactagggttccatcaatccaagactgtgccgttggcagcagtgtctcgcactcgacctcaagtgtcgtctcatgcatccgatcggaaacctcttccattccttccaggtttgtcgcctcgattataccgcgatggtatgagctgctcctatcctcaatccattctcccatcgccctaaGTGTCAtacccgcagtggctgcctcacacttaatctgtatgtcaatgggtcggatatctagaatagtctccagtgccctagtgggcgtggtcgtaATCGCTCCGTttagccaagacaacatgttttctgaaccggtgtctgttggtcgcgaaagccaggcaatgtcatagagcttgggtataaatacccctcttgcctcctgctaggctttcggagtatatgcaagtccaagGCACGCTGTGTAAATACAGGCCAGATGGGGCACCAGATAGTCCGCTTCCTTCTGTAGtagcgccggaaatattccatcaggtccgggtgacttaaatggtttgaagctcctcaaggattcatttaccataaattctgtaatgataagccttcgatcaaactCATTATTCCCAGATTCCGGCGTCTCCGTAAGTCTCGTCGTATCAtgtggaaaatgcatttttatcaaaagtctcaacatgtccttcgttgtccctgctctcactcccatatcgtctactgtcgtcagtttggacatgggtttttgagagaaactttatCATCTTGGCGgaatcattaacgctatcgaccgtcattaacgctatcggcacgttttgccgctcggGTATATACAATAAGATGTATtctttgagccgtgtgtaatgcacgtcccaatatacttccgctttttttacgacgtgctctgtttaaaagtctgcggacctcttttccaatattgcgaatATCCCCGGCCATCCAGTGTTTTTCTtgtgctgatttcctttcctgaAGAGGTAGCGGTGCTACCAATAttgagtgttattaggtcgttagtattcaaaaaCTCCAAGGCAGATTTAAAaaggtctcacgcgaacagccggccagatttgacggtattaagatgtcagatttgatttacattctctttgttgtcattttctttctcgcatattctctgctcatgtacgtacACGCATACAGACACGCACACacattctttgtgtgtgttcgCAAAACGTCGAACCGCTTGATGGCAAAATGggggattgcaccatatgatatgtgtttgttgtacaaatgagaccacctttaattgtttcgccgtGGTACTACcctacgaaatgtggtgagcgtttgcatcgcaccctattagtacctcgtttcctgtctgttttgcttttctcaccagccgttgcagctccggcGTGAGTGGCGGTGTCGgtgagtcgaaaggcagataaagtgatgccacataagctccaccgtctccctgtctcaccacttttgcatccgacgttgacaactctggggaaaaagattttaatttttatggctactaacgcaggtcctcggtcgAGTACAACACAGGTACAtaaaataattggtagttgatatggttcagtccagaaactttgttccggttcGTCCATTGCTCTTGAATtaaggttgttgttgctgtagcagtttgttgtgttctatctttcctCTTTGATTCGgctgagtgtcaagatccaggaactctacgACTAATATGggttgcgtccagagggatctgggtctaagacgagtgggtctggctgggcagttaaacaggtgacgtgtatcgtgtggtccctggttacaatccgGACATTCATCTTgcatgtcggcatcaatccttgctctgtaggagctgaggcggctacatctgccgcaccaagtgttccagccacaaattccgcatatgttcgttgactaccctgcttATTTCCagttgggccgcacttggggtattcgaccggctggcgtaaagcgagcggctgctgcgtttatgatgtcttggaatttcctctcggcaactagcatatccgaggggggtggcagttcactgaagccgCGATTGGTgcactctctgaagccagtccaatcggccttctccAGGTTGCTAAacatccggcgctcagaggttatggagtcgggtggtcggtcgatggtgagaattatggggaggtggtctgaccctgAGGAGGTCAGACCACCTCCGTGACGTTTCCCTGAAAaaacgtcactcaggagatcagtggATACAATGGAAATGTTTGGCGAGCTGCCGTacctgctctgccaaagctaagccacgctggtcgttacctaggggagaacggcggaatttttttaatagtttcaTTTGCCCACTTTATgccaattcaatttttttttataaaacagcactattcttgggtatttttttgCCCATTCGTCATTAATGGGTTAGAAAAATCATGATTGGGTTTAAAATCAAAGTGGTCGAAAGGTTTACTGGACTACAATTTCTGAGTTACCAAGCCCTTCATTAGCAGACAACACCGGAGAGACTCAGTGAGAGGCGGGGTGACACCcgttcttgcataaatactgagtatctgagtatgacaaggcgagttgttggcgcctttaaataatcaatggccatcctatttccgcggcgatcggtcctttggatcggaacTAGCTTGTTCACCTATAGGATCTACAATAGAagaggatcgccatctccacatatagacatgaggctacaacaacatcgctgtgaaataaaaataaatttttggagCATATTTGTACTAACCAATTTCAatgattttctttcattttaggTTGAACTTGTTTTCTGCACCGAGGCTAATGGTGTGGGCCGAGATAATTTAAAAGTTTCCAGCGGTAATAATCTAACTAATCATCGCTACACACAACACTGTGCAACGGCAAATGCGCGGATGCCTATAACACAATCAAATAATTACTCATTACCACAAAATAATAGCAGCGGCAGTGAAATGAATTTTATATGTGATCAAAAATCATCCTCCTCTACGTCGGTTAGTAGCAGTTTAGGCGGTGCCACTACCGACAACAGTAACGGCTATGAATGTAATTCAAAACGCAGTGCTACCCAACAACAAAGGAGTGGTGTTCAAAAATTTAGCAATACGCATCATTCGCATCCATTCGTGGCTATGCATGATGACAATATTGCACTGTTTACCTCaccgccgccaccaccaccgccaGCATTAAAAACTGCAACAACACCACCGGGCTTTATAATGGATAAAGATCATTTACAAAGTAATAATCAGCACCAACACACCAGTAAAGTTTTCCACCTGCAACAAACGATAGTGCCGCCAGTGACAGCGACGTCCAAACCAAATCAAAGGCATGTACAAAGACAAAGTCCTGTTGGCAGTGGAGGTGAAAGTAATGGTGGTAGTGGTAGAAGCGGGAGTCTAGGAGGAGAAGCCCATGCAACCGCCGTGGATGTTGTGTGTCAGACGGCAGCCAATTTAAATGCCACCAGTAGCAACCACAGTACCAATAGTAGTAAAGCAAATAGTGTTAGCAGTCAATCCTCATCTGCCATTGGAGATAACGAAGAGGACTGGGAATCCGGTGAGTCCAGTGCTAAACAGCTTGATCACATTACTTTATTACTCTCTACTTCTTCTGTAACGACTTCTCCTGCTACCACACAATTACTTccatataaaaatacaaataccaATATATCCCTCAAAGATTCCCAGAAGAACAGCGGCAACCAATCTTTTACTACATCTTCCCTCTCCTCCTCTATCCCCTCCGCCACTCCCACATCTGCCTCTCACTATACGTCGACTTCGACCCATCCGTCTACTTCCCAAACTTCTTCCAAATATCCCAATAAATGTAATGCTAGCAATAGTAGTTGTACAAATAGAATTGCTGgtagtgatgatgatgatgatgatgatgttgattatGCCGATAAAGTCGATAAAAGCAAAACTAAATCCAAGTTGCTTAATTCAAATATTGTGGTCAAACAAAATCATGACCCTCCCAAAACCATGTCAATGGGAAATGTCAATTCCAAAACGTTAGAGTCAAACAAAGGAAACAACCAAATAGGTTCAACAGTTGTTGCCGAAACTAAAGATTCGCATAAGAAAGTCCTAGCACTGTCATCGCCAACTCCGCCCAGCACCCGGCCAAAGCTAATGCACTTTTTAATGGCACCCAAACAGAGCAATGCTTCGCACCAACAATCACACAAACCGATTTTTAAACGCAAATCTTCATATAAACTAATTAAGAGTGCGACTAATGTAGCAGACGCAACTCACGTTTCTGGTGACGGTAATGGGGAAATGTCTGAATCGGCTGCAGCTGAAATGATGGCGGGAGGCTTGGGCGGTGGCGTTGCACCCACTTCTaaacaaaaactgaaaattaaattgaaaaaaaataaacttaagttttcgcaaaagtTTCAGTGGTTTCAAAGCTACTTCCGCAGCAATCCCGTGgatttctgtgaaaatttagttCAACAAACGACTTCCATTAGGAGAAATAGTATATGCAGCATGGCTAGTCGTACGCACAAGCTGTCGACCACAACTCCACCATCTGTAACACCACCACCTACCCTGGCTGGGGTCACAGCGGATGGCTCCTCATCGTGCGAACAACTTAACGATCGCGTAGGTAGGACTGTCAGTGTCTCAGAGTCTACATCGAATGCAAGCATAGCTACAGGTGACCTATGTGAAGATTACTACTCCTATATTTGTGACAATCAATTGAGCTTTAGCAACTCGCCCTGTAAGAGCCCTCGTTCCATGGCGGACATTGTCAGCAGTAGTATTACTGGCAGCGGTATCGGCAGTAGTTATGGTAGTAGTTTTGCGAGAAGTGCTGGTAGTTTCCAGCACCAATACTTACGAGAACGGCGAGAAACCTTGCCTAGCAGCTTAAATTCACATGCTTCTCGTCGCAACAACGTAATCATTGCCAAGCCGGCTAGGACTAATGCCATTGGCTTTAATATTAATGCTGGAGCTAATGCTGatccactgtctcaaatttctagGCATGATTCCGCAGGCAGAATTGATGCTGATGCATCACCGGCTAGTGTTTACAACACAGCCAGGTGTTCGGCCAGCAACGACGATAATGGGGAAGCACCAAATAAAACTACACCGTTTGTTTTTCCCCATGATCCCAATACAAAAGTAAACAACCACTCACGTGGTGATGCTAGTGCCTGTGATCAAAGCACACTAGCAGTGATACCACCGTCACAGACGAAATATTCTCTTAATTTAGTAATTGTTAAGGAGCGTTCTTCTGAACCAAATCCAATTGCAGGCGCTTCAACAGCTTCCGGATTGAAACCGCTCCAAAACGAGCGTGACGATAATGACTCGATTATTTTCTGTGGCCATGGTCAATGTGTAGCTTCTTCTTCCCACTTGCGTTATTCCTCAGCTGAAGAGGCAGTGAGCTCATCGGCCATTGACGATATGTTAGACCCAAAGGCATCCTCCGCTACGTGTGCTTCAATGTGCAGCAACAGTAGCAGCAGTGGTTTCTGCACTAGTGAATGTTGTACTACAAACAGTAGTAGCAGTAGTTGCAATTGTAATCCGTTTGCTGTAGTTTTAGAACGCCATGTGGCTCTGGCGGCCAGTAATATTAAACAGCAACATCAAGATCCCAAACAGACAACTATCTATGAAATTGTCGATGAACCAACGACCACTGTTGCAATAACAAACGAGGAGCAAAAGTCCCTTAACGCAATCGATTCAGAGGTATGTGACCCAGGCAACTGTGGTCAATAGGGGGCGGAATTGTTGCTAGCATGTTGAGAAAACGAATCGTTGGCATAATGTTGAATTGTCCACTTAATTGGGTGGCTGCCACGTGTTGATCTGTATTGGTGTATGCACGCATTGTAATGGCCCATTTCATACCAAACTCCAAGTACAAATGGCGGCAGTTTTATTAATACAAACACCACTTTATATTCGCTGAATGGAGGTCGCATCTTGTGCCCAATAAAGGAGAATATTAGATTTGCTTGCATTCGAATAGCAAACAGTATGAACCCCATCTAAAACGTTTACATATTCATAAAGCATTCAATAAATTGCGTTCCCTATTCTCATATGTAGATATTTTAGTGTTTTCCAGAAGAAAAGAGATAGTTCACCGGGCACTATTTTCGTTTTGCAGTTTGTTTGCTGCATATGATGATCttccaaaatttattttaagcaaCATCTCAATCACATTGTTAAATAATTTGGAGAACAcgttttctccttttttttccATCACACAGTGAATTCGAATTTATATATTATGTATTACGTtgcttatgtatgtatgtatgtatgtttgtatgtatgtatgtatgtctttCAGGCGAATGTCCTGTTATTTAAAAATCGAATGACTTCAAAGGAATTCGGAAGTAAGAGTATGCATGAGACTTTCTTGAACTAAGCGAACCGAGTCCTTATCGACTACCTACCACCAACTGCGGCTTTCTTTAGAGGAAAATTATTCATATTGAACCTCGTATGTATTTCCGAAAGGGGAACtatacgaaaattgtggttgtTGTCCTTTGGATTGACTCTATTGTGTATTTTAGTGTATTTGCTAAAATCGTTTTTGTAGCAAATGAAGAAACCCCACTACCACTAATCATTTTTACCAAATGTTCGGGTgtaaatcacacacacacacacatacacacaaacacttcgccaataaaaaaaaaatttctactgATTTTACTTTCACTACACTACACTGTTGCTTAATGTTCTTCATCTCATCGGTGTTACAAATGAAGTAAACGACAATGAAAAGTGTTAAAATCCCAATTTTACccacatatttttattacaaCAAAACTATTATTtctatttctctttttttgaaaattttttaaacgaaaagtttaaatattttataaaaattctctTGTCctgttttttaatttattattattagcaTTTTTGTTTAGTTAACTCCTTTTAACATTCATAAAGttagagaaaaaacaaaaattttaagattacGCTCGAGCACTTCCTTACATATATTAATTATAACCCCTTGCTACTCCTACCCCGCCCTTTTTAGCCTAGGTTATTCTAAactttaacacacacacacacacacacacacacacaaaatacaaaacaacaaaaacacaaattaataattttgtaaTGTTCTCAATAGAAAGTAATTAAATTACTTATGTATACTACGACGATTGTAAGGatttataaagtaaaatattaattttaaattattattttatactttaaacatttttcattatatatattacaaatataattactctaattgttttttttatgatttaatacttaaaatgtaaacaattaaaattaattaaaaccaagagaaaaaaataaggaaaaaaccGAAACTACACCAACGCAAATCTATGTGTTTCTCtatttaaagatatttttcaaagaacatttataattttttacatgGATATTTTACAAATGTTTTTAAGTTTGCAATACATTCGACGCTATGTAATCTGTCAACACCATTCCcaacaagtatatatattggccTTAGTGAAATAtcgattaaattaaaattcgtTTTTCAAAGAATGAGTCTGCTTGAGGTTTAAAATGCTCCACACAAACATTTCGCGTATTTTAATGAATAATATTGCCGTAGACTCAAAATGGTGATACAAGTTTTTTCTAGTCTTCCTCCCCATTCTCCTTtcctactttactttacttaacTTTTGTAGCCATTACATTTGttgttcctctagccgaacgtagcatctgacacccagtttcgagatgtctttttCACTTGGTCACTCTATCGGAGCTTTTGGTTGTTATTGTGGAAGTGTGCCGTACACTAAAGTGGTAGCTATgctactatcgatattttaatttttggctgaaAATAGTTCCAGCattttcttttgtatgggttttgtcataataaaatataaatacaaatacaaattttcaaaattgaaaaactaGCAATCCGATCTGAATCTGAATGCATAACGATTATACCCTTCCCAATTGTCCTTTTTGCAAAATCTTTGACCATGAAATGATATAGGATTCCGGTCAACTTATTTCAAAAATGTCTTAACCCTTGAGGACGAATGggaaatacaatacaatatttatatctgatgctatatataactatatctggtagtatatataattggatatggggccagatataattatatctgttataacaccccgaaatattgatctgcgaccccacaaagtatggATACTCTGGATCGCCTCGTCAttgtgagtcgatctagccatgtccgtccgcttgaaattttgaatacatACTTTCTTTTGAtcgttggaattgtaaataggcaataccgcttcagatttggatatagcccccaaataaacccatatcccgatttgacttcttgagcccccagaagcctcaattttcatccgattttactaaaatttggaacaaaggcttgaattacgactttcaacatccatgccatgtatgatctaaatcggtctttaaacagatatagccccatataaaccgatccccgaatttgacttcttcagctcttagaagcctacatttttatctgatttggctgaaattttgtttaaaacccTATTTTTtgacttacaacatccatgccatgtTTTAtcggaatcggtcaatatggtgatattggccccctaagtaccgatatcccgttatgacttcttgagaccaacataattaaaatacaaactcagttactctactcccaaatacctttgcacTGAGTCTAATATTGCTTTAgtctgtaaatatgtccatTATGTGGGTATTTTTGGAGTATAGGAGTATATATGAGGGTCCgctcatatatcagattcgtgctctagtctcaaatacctttcatttgagacccatattgtcattattggtctatatttccatttggcgggctttggagatgggtcggccccctagatatcccaccctaaataaggatatcaaatttatgtttttgaattattataaacaaaccaaatttcgcttaaatcgccccacaccgagatctggcgtttttgaaactAGGGcaagggaagggtccgcccatttaagtttggatgttagatctacttcattctattggttttggtggtggattggagtaacCAAACCCTTTGCGACAAAagcggatatcagattcatattctattcccaaacacTACATTTGAGGGACACATTGTTATTGtctgtatatatgtgtggtttaggggtaGTTTAGAgttatatatatcagatttgagctccTGTTTGCCATAGTCCGCAAATATGtctgaggggtatgtagggtggggcggccaccctggCGCTTAgccatgaaaaaatatcagcaccgtcttctactctcaaatttcttttatttgatcccctattgccattggtttggagggagtttatggggtgggacgaccccaaaaaaatttgcctcaaaattgatattcagggctacgggtttcgttcagatccacactaataaatttgttttgtattgatTGTTTACAGTCAAGATCATATTTTAAGGccaccacttgggataccacatttctaAAGATCCGCGGGTCCTCCTGTGTCCTGTGTGTGTCCTCCTGTCAAAAAGTGTACATGTAGTatgaccttttattgctgtcgtACTCTATCCTGACCGGCcatcatatattattttcaatTCTTTTTTCGGGTCGGATTGGAGGAGGAGGATTGCTCTCTGATTCGTCCattcatttgtgtacaatatATTTTCGGTCGTCCTAAATAACAGTTTGGAGTTGTTTGTATTGAAAGGAGAGGGTTGATCCCCCCGACACTAAGACCCAAATTATTTGAGTACTTTATTGTCGTGATCTTTATTTCCTATTGAACAATAGGACGTGATCCAgatactttcttttaattcccatactatcccgatcgaactacacgtcctattcaAGGATATTTAATGGGTTGACCGGTCCCGGACTCTGTCCCAaaagtgtataccagattcgtagtaaaactcccaatgacctttcatttgatacccattttatgACGTTGGACATGCATGTctgttttggggttttttgggaaTTGGGGATGCCCCGTAGACGCTTCGAACCATATTATTGTAAcaaatgtgtactcaacttccaaacacctttcatttaatacccatattgcccaaagcggtgaagtgtcctgttgggggttttttttttgggtgtggggACCCCATCAAACACTGGGTAAAATTTgtgtaccaagttcgtactccttttttaaacacctttcatttgatacccattatgcccaaagcggtgaaaggtgtcctgttggggggttttttgggtgtGGGTGAGTTGGTGAGTGGGTGAGTGGGTGACCCCCCTAacactttgggtgaaatttgtataccaaattcgttctcttctcttaaatacctttaatttgatacccatattgtcccaatcgataaacatgtccgttcgggggGGGGTTtagggatggggcgtccccccaggttatatgaccctaaaattttataccaatttcgtgtttttcggGTACCAAaaggtgacatacaaaatttcgatttaatcggtgcacccatctccgagatttgg
The Stomoxys calcitrans chromosome 3, idStoCalc2.1, whole genome shotgun sequence genome window above contains:
- the LOC106083285 gene encoding serine-rich adhesin for platelets, whose protein sequence is MANTLSVMTNVLRNVVSKQRIRYKEKGFNLDLAYVCDNIIAMGYPAEKYESMYRNRLEDVYKFLEENHREHYKIYNLCLERSYDINKFHGRVSLYPFEDHNPPTIELIQNFCEDVDCWLKADVHNVAAVHCKAGKGRTGTMICCYLLYSGQQHTAEDALSCYDEKRTKDRKGVTIPSQRRYVQYFSKLIRLKLSYNRRTLQFCEIRFLEANALHSQGTVNCSISVLEDKVKPLQNFTIDFRKQCVLDVKMNVTGDIKVELSKNTKKLFHFWFNTFFVSDSAVIEGEGNEEKYVYTLCKSEIDDAHKDKEHKSFSEDFKVELVFCTEANGVGRDNLKVSSGNNLTNHRYTQHCATANARMPITQSNNYSLPQNNSSGSEMNFICDQKSSSSTSVSSSLGGATTDNSNGYECNSKRSATQQQRSGVQKFSNTHHSHPFVAMHDDNIALFTSPPPPPPPALKTATTPPGFIMDKDHLQSNNQHQHTSKVFHLQQTIVPPVTATSKPNQRHVQRQSPVGSGGESNGGSGRSGSLGGEAHATAVDVVCQTAANLNATSSNHSTNSSKANSVSSQSSSAIGDNEEDWESGESSAKQLDHITLLLSTSSVTTSPATTQLLPYKNTNTNISLKDSQKNSGNQSFTTSSLSSSIPSATPTSASHYTSTSTHPSTSQTSSKYPNKCNASNSSCTNRIAGSDDDDDDDVDYADKVDKSKTKSKLLNSNIVVKQNHDPPKTMSMGNVNSKTLESNKGNNQIGSTVVAETKDSHKKVLALSSPTPPSTRPKLMHFLMAPKQSNASHQQSHKPIFKRKSSYKLIKSATNVADATHVSGDGNGEMSESAAAEMMAGGLGGGVAPTSKQKLKIKLKKNKLKFSQKFQWFQSYFRSNPVDFCENLVQQTTSIRRNSICSMASRTHKLSTTTPPSVTPPPTLAGVTADGSSSCEQLNDRVGRTVSVSESTSNASIATGDLCEDYYSYICDNQLSFSNSPCKSPRSMADIVSSSITGSGIGSSYGSSFARSAGSFQHQYLRERRETLPSSLNSHASRRNNVIIAKPARTNAIGFNINAGANADPLSQISRHDSAGRIDADASPASVYNTARCSASNDDNGEAPNKTTPFVFPHDPNTKVNNHSRGDASACDQSTLAVIPPSQTKYSLNLVIVKERSSEPNPIAGASTASGLKPLQNERDDNDSIIFCGHGQCVASSSHLRYSSAEEAVSSSAIDDMLDPKASSATCASMCSNSSSSGFCTSECCTTNSSSSSCNCNPFAVVLERHVALAASNIKQQHQDPKQTTIYEIVDEPTTTVAITNEEQKSLNAIDSEVCDPGNCGQ